A region of the Vigna unguiculata cultivar IT97K-499-35 chromosome 9, ASM411807v1, whole genome shotgun sequence genome:
ttaatattaaaattttaaatatatttattttaatttgttataaaattgttttaaaattttacatttaaatttataaaattgttatttttaagtcaACTCTAAGATTTGTATACAATTTgttgatatataatattatacaaatattttgaatataaatttatcaatctatatatttattaaaataaaatttaaattaagtttaatgtaaaatataaatttaaataaacttaatattattaaaaatatttaaaagaaatatcacttttaataaaagtatcattatgacatctatataaaaattatatttggtcTAAATATGTAGcacataaaattgaaaattaaaaaaaaatagaactaaaatcaaatcaaattaacatatatgaggatcaaattgagattcatataataatttgacatgtatcaccatattagattgacacgtgacactatattaaattgacacgtgacataaatattttttaaaaattttaaaaaaattcaaaaaaacgagaAGATGTgacacctacttaacggtgttaatttcatattaacgaaaatgacctaattgttACTCATTCTAAAAAATTCAGACCTAATTGAGATTAATAAGAATATGAtgatcaaattgagattttggtacAAAAACGAGAACTATGagagtattttaaccaaaattataatacttagaattgtcaaattattttatacagaAAGGACactaaattaaaagtaatttagttGGAAAAGATAAGGCAAGGGTTTGAAGATTGGTGAAGGAAATGAGACAATGGCGAACGACAGGGTGGTTGTCGTGACAACCACAAATGCCCAAAAGTCCAAACACTTCTGTTTTCACAATTATTTTTAGtacaaaaaaaaggaataatatACTCAATCTTTCCACATTTAGAATAAACTGATGTTTTAAGATTTAAATTCAAATCTTAGTTAATAAAATACCAAACCATTTATCCTACCAGTTTTCGGTGAAGTTGTTAAGTTAGGATTTAAAgctcattttctcttttttttttaagacatgagatagaaaaatagttataagtcgtaacatgattttaatatgaaaattttggaTTAGTGTAATATGATTATACCATAATTAAACCAAAGTAGTATCACTTAACCGGATTTCTTTATATTGAAATTGTGtcataataatacaatttttgaaATGGCGTCATGCTAACAAGCCACACTAGATGGATTATTTCAGTGTTAAATTTTCCAAATTGATAAAGAAACCCaattaactaaatatatttaatgtaagAATTacgttaatattaaaatatataattgttccACAAACTTTATGCATTGATCGTATCGGCGTCCTTGAAGGCGAtattaagtaataataaaaaataatttagttatgaATTTGTTGTTTTGATAATGAGGTGCGTGATTTGTGGGAATTGAATCGGTCTGCAAAAGCTGCGTGATTTACGGAAATAGGTGGGTCCAGCAGCAAATAACACTTTATTTTGGATTaagctgcagaaaaagaagaaaaaaaaaaaactctcataGTTTCTTCTACCTCTGAACTATATTTCTTCATTGTTGGTTTGTAGGTTTCAGTGATATACAAGTGTAGGTTatttttgctgataaaaaaataaaactagtgtAGGTTCAGGTTTTCTCCCTTCCTTTTCCGGTGTTCATGCTATGTTgtctttttcttaaattttcgAATACCAAATccaaagttatattttttaagttttaaatgacATAATTTGGAAGaatgaaaaacaatatttattctTCCAATATTATGGATTATATGGTTCAGTTTGTGGTTGCTATGGGTCATTATTTTGGATAACTTATTTGGAAATGTATAATAATCTTATACATTATGTAAATTAGAAATCTCAGTAATTGATTTTGTACAACTAATTTCTTAAGACATTAATTacattcttttaataataacaaatccaTGATGTATTTTCAGATAGATTGTTTTGGAACCTATCTAAAATATTATCCCaagtaatttataatatattcaacatgttattaatagaaaaacaaCAGATAAGATCAATAAAGAGAAaactaataaagaaaataacttacttagagaagaaaagaagataagttACATACGTCAATGTTTGTCGATcgagtaataataaataacgtAAGAAATCATTAGTGGATAAAGTCAAAGGTCATCAAATTGATAAAATGTGCGACTATTATGTGAATaaagaatgaattttttttatatttaaataatgaaaggATATTTGTATAAAGGaaacattttgaaattctcaagagaaaataaaacactCACTTGacaacttattttaataatataatgaacTGTAATagtaaattaagttaaaaaagttatatatatatatatatatatatatatatatatataattaaggtgttgttttaaattattaagtgAAAATTTTTCCAAGTCTCAAAATACCACCACCTTTTACTAAATGTACCATTTTCATAGGTGGGTATAAAAAGAAATGATAGGTGCAGAAAGAAGATACCCTCGTTAACATTGAGAGGCCCATCATTCTTCATGTTTGCTGTCTTTTAGGTCCATAAACCAAAGACGTGTCCATTCAATCAGAACGAGGAAATGGTAGAACAAGAAaacactttttattattttcttttttcttttcaaatggttagttaaaaatattgaataattttctttatatcatAATACTAATatgtcataatatattttttatttattttaaataagaaattattcgATTTCAAAATACATGGATAGTTTTAAACTGTGTTTCTATAAGTAACGCTAAAATATGCTAGCTTGTTGTTTTATGTTTCGGTGTTTTTATAATATACAtggattaattaaatttgtttaactttgtttggtttgaaaagggaaaatgtgaaagtaaaaaagaaaataaaagcgtaaaaatttaaattgtttatattaaataaaaaattattgaaaagttATTTTAGGAAAAGAGAGTGGGaagtaaatattaattttctttcaaaatattttttaaacaacaaACTCTACAACTATTTTCTCTATATATTGAAATAacttcaaactttttttattgcaggtaaatataaataatgtctGTTCAACAGAAAATTATACggtaattttttcttaatttagttttctattcatataatcaggatttttttttcacttcacATGATTAACTGAGATAACATTAGTGTTTTGTCCGTTcataataatttacaaaaatagtaataagaTTTGTTTATATGGagactaaatatattttaaggaacaaatttttattaagGTCTAGATGTTTTATGTCAATATTTTGGTTCACTCTTGAGTCTTTTCTTCAAGTCATCATTCTTCTTCACTTCTTTTTATCGAGGTGTCCTTTTTGGATGAGAGCTTAGAGTTCTCGACAGTAGAGATGTCTGCAAAGACATGACGCTCAAGTTAGTTGTTGCAATTTATAAGGTGATTGTAATAAAATGAGATTCATCACTTACCTCATGAACAATGTCTTTTATACTACTTGGATGAGTCCTGGTTGTTGGCCCTAGGTTATGCAGCATTAAGTTGTCTTAGGGTTTTCTTAATATACTTACTTATTCATAATCACTGTGATTTGTCTTTTTGTCTAGGTGGCTCCGTATTACAATAGTGACACACGTATGTCCTTTTGGTTTAGGCTGATACGTCATTGACCTTATAGTTGTAGGGATATACTTGGCCAATATATATACACTAGTCCTCAAAGTCAAGATATTCTTAATCAAGAGTCTCAGTGAAGTTGTTATTGTTTCATCTTGTCTTTTAGGAAGTTGAGATGTCTTTACCTTTTTCTGTGGTTGTAGTGTACTTGCTCGTGTTTCTAAAGTTGTGTTAAACTTTATATCTAGGGTGTGTTCTCATGGGAGTGATGAtttgagggagagggagaggatttATTTGGGTTGATTAGAAGGTGATAtgtatgttgttcttttttatggatttgggGATGATTGTAGAGTGAATTTGAgaataatttttgtgaaaggatttgattgatgtaatagataaaaaaacattttaataaatagaaattaaagattaCTAAATTACccttattaataaataataatataaaataatctttGGAAGagttgaaataatattttttagagaagatgttaattaatagttttgaataaaagttattattataacaaataaagaataaaatgcatttggtataagaataaatattaaaatatttagatattaaaatgtatttttaaaataattttgttttcatcttgatttatttattttttcgttttatttagaaattaacatatgaattaaaaaattcaaaactttttgaCAGCGAAGGAAATACATGTCTGGAAAATGTTTTAGTCGCTTTTTTCAGAAGAAAACCACAATCTCATCATGGAGGTGCCAAAGCCATCCCACCCTTGCTGATTTTCTACCGTCAACCAGAATCTTTTCTGCATACACATGAAAATAAGGTTATGATAAATAGGATTATTATGGTAAAATATGGTTTTAAATCTGCGCTCAACAAGTAAGATGGGAGAATGGAACAATCTCGCAAATACACGCTTTACATCACTCGCAAATAATTGAAAACGAACATCCATAATCAACGCAAATCCATCTTCGCTAATTCTCGTCAATAGTAAATCAATTCATAAGAACAAGTCTTAAAGGTTGTGATGtttcaaacaagaaaaaatcTTGTCTTGGTGTGTTACTCTCGTGGGCTATATTAGCATATGATATAAGATTAAATGTCTCAATTTCATATACTTTTAATATCCCCTTTCAactctataaaataataatgcataaaaatttatatcattatatcaattaaaatatttggcTAACTacatttttcgttttttttctcTCAGTTTTTTTactaatcatttatattttttcgaCTTAAATCTAAGTATTTGTGTATTTTTGTCATCCTCTTTGATCACCTTAATACGATGGGTGCAGGTTTAACTTTTTagaatgattaaaatatatatgttatgtttaaggttttcttaatattaaaaacagtAGATTAAATAAGCGCGTACCGAAGTACTGCTTTCATCTCATTATGTTATGTTTAAGGTTTTCTTAATATTGAAAACAATACTAAATTATACAGTGAAtagtttttttactaaaatattcttacttttttactattttattatttatacatcTTACGCATTAACTTAAACCATGATTACGTATCTCTACCGATACAACTATCTGTATAtgattttatgaataattataagATACCAAAGATGGTTGCTTTTAATGAACTAATATCATTGACAATATTCTATCTTGTTATATAActaaatgtaataatttatgtttttttcttctgcatttatatatactaaatagtgttatattattaattattttaatacattctaaaaatcaaaatcaatatttattaatatattttgatgacacaacataaataatatatatcaaagagaaaataaattttcaataatttatattagtttgaatgacaatttatttaaaaaatataagcaaacttaaataactaaaatgtacgttttattttttatattaagttaaGAAAGCTTGTTTATCCACCTGTCATTAATTTAACTGGAAAtgagaattaagaaaataactGAGAATTAAATTTTAGCCTGATCTGTTTTTAattaagacaattttttttaaaaataactgagaattaatttttttgtattattgtttgaaatataaatgtgttatattattataattcaaaTCATAAACAGTTAAGTTgtaactattaataataattaaataatttaatatataaaataataatcttttaatttattgaactcaaaatattaattaattatttaaagacttaaaaaatattaatataattaaatatatttattgttaaaatatagaatacaaaactaaaattaaaagaaagaacTGACAACGTGATGGGGGCGGACCTAAAGCTAGTCCTAACTATATTCTGTGCCCAAAAATACAGCAGACTAACCTATTTTACTATCCACACCACAATTTGTACCCCATTATTAATGTATTAAGAAAATTTCGCACCAATGAGTCAGAAATAAATTcgtataaaagataaaatatcaatttaaacttaaaatattaagataataaatttatacatctataataatatattaaaattttggttaaattatatatttgatccTTACTTTCGtccaattttattaattcaattctaacattttttttaattagtcccaaattttctcaatttcttttaacatcgtttaaataattaatggtcggTAAACTATGTCTATCACATATCAATTTGCaagtttttggatttttttttaatttaaaaaaaatgttcatgtGTCAAACGAGCATTATGTCACGTGTTAGGTTGATCAGTGTTACATGTCAAGATCAATGTTTTAtactcaatttaatttttatattcgctatttttgttcaatttagttttttttaaataaaacaatttcgatcctttccaaattgaaactaaatttaatttttatataaatgttatactagtatttatattaaaattaacattttatcGTCTTAAAATTTGAAACCAATAGTATTAATCCTCACTcttcaatttttaattctaattttaaatcaattgtaatcctaaccctaaacaaaaaatatttaataaaaatatgagtataaaatttatataaacattaaaattggTCTCCATTtggaaaaggacaaaattgttcgatttaataaaattgagactaaattgaaaaaaataaataacggATACAGAGACCAAGttgaatacaaaatattaaccCGGACACTAATCCTGACATATGGCACGATGTCGActtgacacatgtacatttttttaattaaaaaaaataaagaaatataaaaaaatagttaaaaaattaattaaaaaaaacacgaaTTAACACATGAAAGACACATTCATTACtagttaattagttaattatttaaacgatactaacaaaaaaaatcaaattgattaaaattgacaaaaattagaacttgattaaaaaaacatatattaagactaaattaacaaagaaatttttttttacaactaAACTTTGACAACTTACTCTTACCATCTGAGGTGACATTTTCTAAGTAGCTactcatttattcttttttttttatttttttatattttaaaatcacttaaaatatattatctaaggtaagagaaaattgtcaaaatttaactgTTAAGATATAATTGTCTGGTGACAAAACTGAACAAAAACGAAAAATACATGTCTAAATTaacctaaaatttttaatcaatgtgAAACTTCTGATTGACATCAAATTCattcttactattttttttttctcacccTTGTATACCCAAAATCAGTGGAAGAATATGGTCACTGCACCACACAAAGCTATGGAAAGCTATGAATatagtttcattttattttataatagtttCCATGCGTTACCGTAGGAACAGCAATGAACATGGCATCATTTCCTAAAACACTAAATGATGACAAAATATGTATGGAAAAACACGTTTTTACAACACCTCATACACGtacaaacaaaacaacaatCACAAATCTCGCACCACTAACATTCTTACTTCCATCACATGATAACAAATAtgggtttgattttttttttcttgataattaattatgaatttgttAGGAAGATTATTCTTCAAAAGAAAAGTTTTGTTTCAGATTCTGAACATTATCTCTATAACGAAATTATTAATCTGTGATTAAAATTAGATAAGCATGCAGCAGATGTAGGAGATGAGTGAGATTGGATGAATAAAGCTGGTTGTGATGACTTGTTTGATTAGTAATTAAGGTTAATGCAAAGTcaaatgaatatgaatatgagtATGAGTATGATGTATCTAAGGTAGCGGGTTCAATGTCTCCAAAATTAAACTGAAGAAGAGTTGGTCTGAAAATCGTAACCCCCTCTTTTCCCAAACCACACATCCCctcacacacagacacacacgtTTATAAATACTCTCTTTTTTCCGCGTTCTCCTTAGTCCCTCCAAACCCATTTGCAATCTGCTCTTTCTCTCCAATATGAACTTTGTCTCCGAACATGATTTCCCCAATCTTGAAATCATTCCTCAGACTTTCAGCTCATGCTTTTTCTCTGCTCAACTATGCCCTACAGATAAGTAAGCTCCTCTTTCTTCACTGTCTTTTTTGCTTAGTATTATTCCTATGGAACAGTTTCTCGTGACTTTCGAGGTTGATTGGAactttctttgttttattttgtcttatACGATAAACAGTactatattgtttttttttttttggatgagTGGTATTTTAATGGTGTATTTGACTTCAGAACGACGGAGGTTTCACTTCCACCATTAGAGGGTTTTTCCGGTCACGATTGGACACAGCAGTTGCCGTATTCAAGTAAGCAACTTTGCTTGAACGAGTTCCCAGATTTGGAAAACCTAGACCTCGATTTTAGCCTCCCACCCCTGGGTGAAGATTTGGAGGAGGTGGAGCAGAAGCCCTTGAACATTGTTGTTGTTCCCGAAGAAAGTCATCATTGCGGTCGCGAGAAGGGTTTTGGGGATGCTTTATTGGCGATTGAAAATGGGTCTGCGATTTGTGTGAAGAAAGAGGAGGTGCAGAATATTCAGCAGATGCTAGTGCCTCGTGCTGGTAGTAAcagtaagaagaagaagaagaagaagccatGTGCTCTGGAATTTGAGGAGATAATGAAGCATTTTGATGTTCCCATTAATGAAGCTGCTAAGCAAATGAATGTGGGGTTAACCATGTTGAAGAGAAGGTGCAGGGAGCTTAACATCATGAGGTGGCCCCATAGGAAACTCAAGAGCTTGCAATTACTCATCGAGAATGTTAAGGTAATGTACCTAGACATGCTTGTCATGTCCTATGTATGAGTGTGAGTATATCTCTACCATTTAATGAGCATCGACTGAAACAACATTATCTTTTTGTTACCTTATTTCCCGTGTCTTAATTACTGGACCAGTAAACTATGTTGCTTTTGTTTGCTGAGAAATCCTGAGTTTACAATTGTAGGAGTTGGACCCCACGCGGAATCATAATTAAGAACTTTGTAGGTTGTACTGTTTTGGAATAGTTTGTGCCCCATAAAAGGGCAGTGAAGGTGACAAGAAAACCAACGTGAAAACTAATTAACCACTGATTTTATTACTTTTCTGTGGTCAATGGCTGAAAGTGGTTGGTATGTGGTGCAGGAATTGGGTTTGGCAGACGAGGTTTCCATGTTGGAGAAGCATAAAAGGTTGTTGGAAAAATTACCAGGTCTGGAATTAAATGCAAAAGCCAAGAAGCTGAGGCAAGCTTGTTTCAAAGCTAATTACAAGAGGAGAAGGTTTATGGGTATGACACTCCAAGCTTGACCTTCATGGTTATGCCAGGAATTCGAGGATGAACATGAAAGGAATAGGAGTATATAGAGATTTGAAACATTACATAAAATAGGATGTTGGAGACTCTACTAGGTAACATAGGTTCATATTGTGAATTAGGAAACTGATTTGACTTCACAACTCATGTTGTTCATGACCTCTTTACATCATGTCTTTTAATACTTACAATCTTACTTTTGGAACCTATATGATATGAGTTGCTATTGTTGTGAAGTATTATTGTCCATTAATTCCTACTATTATTATATGCTTTATTCTTCTACAACTACCCAGAAACCGGTTAAAACGATTAACTGATTTCTCTTCCCAAAATAACTGAGTCACCACTGGTTTAATTAACCAAGCTTATGCAATTTGTTAACATCTTTTATAATCCTATGACCAAATTCCTGCTTCTAGGAGAGTATCTTACAAATAcgtttcttaattaatttacaaaaatcatGTTTAAGGACAAAATCTTGACGCCTtatcaaatttgtttaaaaCTGGTTTCCGACAAtatttaaggataaaattgttGGCTGAATTtacggttttttttttctgaagaaAATTTAAAGTTCATACAAAACTACTCATTTAGGGCAAAGATATTGAGTAGAAGACATTTTTACAGCTTCAATACTCATTCGACTGCACATAAATTAGTTGTGATATTTTTAACTCCGTTCTAGTGACATTGATATGATATaatgctaaaaattaaaaaaaattaataataaagtaCAATTATTTTAGGAACATCTTTTTTTGTAACATGCACTTTGTTATAGTATGGAAATTTTCACTCAAATGTTAAGGTtataaaaaaaggttttaaaattgtttttatgagTTTAATGATCCTgaaattggtttataaaagaTAGTGTATATATAGTTTTGGAAGGGTTTGTATAGAAAAAAATGTGACAAGAGTACAAAGAGTGGTTTTAATTTCATGTGAGTTGTTTAGCATAGAGAGGCATAAATGTGTGGTGAGTTATTGCATGATGGTTCTCTATTTTGATGCATTTGAATGTGATTTTTTGTTTGATAGTTATGATGTTGGATGAAGATGTATTTTGTTGGGACTTGGGAATTATAGTGTATCACATGTCATTTGGTCTAAATGCTTTTACCACATAAACAAACAacttagtttttaaataaaacctaTATATATGGAATATTGCCTCAAACaaacaaattgaaatttgatgttGAGAACTCTCAAATTTATTAGGTCTAAAAACATTTACAATACAAACAAATTACCTCATAAAGTAACTACGCActcttattttttactttaaatttatgtttattgattaaataaatCTGAATAAGATCGATTAAGCCAGTAAATAAATCTGactaaataaattcattaaatatttcGGTTATTTTCTACTTTTCGTTATTAGTTAACaagttattttactttataaatagtgttattactaattttcaactattttttataccatttaatttattttaaccgTTATACTAAttgcaatattttattattttaattgtaggCTTCAATACACGGGTATATTGATAAAtggtacttttttttattacactGTCTtcttattcaataatatttattaatattaagaaagataatatttacataaaagtgtttcttatttactttatttgaacttttgattgaaaaatattttagttttatataagatgaataaaatagacaatgttatatatatatatatatatatatatatatatatatatatatatatatatatatatatatatatatatatatatatatataaaacgtaattaaaacaattttatacttAACACTTaatcaagataaaaaaatagaaaagttaaaatcaattaaaactaaaactataaatatacaCAATTTTGTCGAccgaatttaaaaataaaatatttatataaaaataccatatcaatattattttttttcaatttaaatgtaCCATTTCTTTATcgtataattttattaactgTTCATAATTTAGCAAGTTAATTTTAACTTCTTTCAGTTACCAACTAcagttttatagttttaaataaaaactaaaatacttGCTTTTATGTAAATACTGTATTGTAGTCTACAGTAGAAACAATAAAAGTTGGACTTACctagataatatattattaataatattcacaatatttttaaaaaatgaatttcgtccataaataataaataatattattaggataaatattataaatactaTATGATATAGAAAGTCTTTGTCAGaattatgttattaaaaaaaatcttcatcaccataattattatttctataatataattatttattgtacaCAAGATAACGCATATATTTACGATAATATGCAATAAAAGAATTGAGTTTGGTTAGCCTAATCCATGCAAACCAATcaagaaaaatatctttaagcattttaattagtaaatgtaaaataaaaaataatgatattaaatgTCATGTTTTATTAtgcaatttaatatataaacagAAATTTAAcaagataataaaaacttaaaaatgtatttcATTTTATCTCATATTAAATAATGTGTATATgcatagaataaataaataaatcttctattttatattatatatatattgcattatgttttatattatttaattttgaatttaaaaatcatatttctttccattatccaaataaataaactaacaTAAAATTCTTACTATCCATATCAGTATTTGTGTATTTGGATTTTGTAATTGGATAGAATGAGTGGGTTTTAACTTATAGGGCCCGCTCTTTTagggtctttcttcctacacctccaagcatttcttctgcacctccaaaaaatctttaaatttccaaaataccctttgaccatttaaaGAAACTCACGGACATCACACCCCCAAAAATACTTCCGGATGTCGACTTTCggaaatcaaaatatatgacttccggaagtcaaaatcaTCACCAGAAGtcaacttccgaaagtcaaaaatcAACACCGAAAGTTGACTTTCGaaaatcaaaaatcatcaccgaaagtcaaaaatcatcaccggaagtcgacttccagaaATCAAAAATCATCACCAGAAGTCAAAACAcattacggaagtcgacttccatatataaaaaaaattatatattttaatttattttattttttaaaacatattcaaaattataaaacatataaattttaaaaaaattatttaaaaaaaataagtaataaaaatactaaataaaaaattaaaaaataaaattaaaaaacaattcaaattcaaataataaaactttaaatttagaatatatatatatatatatatatatatatatatatttagttaaagttttattattttaatttaaactattttctaattttatttattttattgatattattatatttattatatttatatatttcatgtatattactttatatcttatttgaattttttaattttgcttaaaatttaaatatttaattttaatcaaatttttaaaattttttcaattatatattttttaatattttcaaatttaaatttatttttatataatttaataaaaatttaataaaaatataaaaaaattaaaacaaattatatttgaaataacatatataaataatatataaataatcaaattaaaaataaactacatatcatggaaattgatttttaagaatattcgaatttttttattttaaatttgattatttatatatgttattttaaatatcattttttaattcttttgtatttttat
Encoded here:
- the LOC114164648 gene encoding protein RKD4, translating into MNFVSEHDFPNLEIIPQTFSSCFFSAQLCPTDKTTEVSLPPLEGFSGHDWTQQLPYSSKQLCLNEFPDLENLDLDFSLPPLGEDLEEVEQKPLNIVVVPEESHHCGREKGFGDALLAIENGSAICVKKEEVQNIQQMLVPRAGSNSKKKKKKKPCALEFEEIMKHFDVPINEAAKQMNVGLTMLKRRCRELNIMRWPHRKLKSLQLLIENVKELGLADEVSMLEKHKRLLEKLPGLELNAKAKKLRQACFKANYKRRRFMGMTLQA